The following nucleotide sequence is from Chloracidobacterium validum.
TACGGGAATTGCTCTTCCATCGTCTGCCGAGCTTCCTCACAAAAAGCAAGATAGAGTCGTCTAACATGACAGCCATCACAACCGCGAGGCTGGTGGGTGGCGCCGGTGAGACACCCCACTGGGTCAACAGTTCAGGCAATCTATCAGTTGTTGAGCATCCAGGTTGCCACCCGAAAGCATAACCCCAACGCGCTTTCCCTGCACTGGAACTTTGCCTGCCAGGAGCGCGGCTACTCCAACCGCGCCAGTTGGCTCAACGGCGATCTTGAGACGGGTCAACAAAAAGCTGACCGCGGCCCGGATTTCATCCTCTGAGACAAGCAAAATATCGGTCACCGTCTGCTGGATGATCGGAAACGTCAACTTTCCGGGCGCGAGGTTGCGCATGCCGTCCGCAATGGTGGCGGGTGGGGAAATCGAGATTCGTCTGCCTGCCCGAACTGATTGATAGGTGTCCTGAGCGAGTTCGGCCTCGACGCCATAAATGGCCATATCGGGAAACCAGGTTTTGGCCACGGTAGCGCATCCGCTGAGGAGTCCGCCACCGCCAACGGGAACGAGCAGCGCATCGAGCCATCCGACCTCCGCCAGGAGTTCAAGGGCGGCCGTCCCCTGGCCGGCCATGACGGCATAGTGATCGTAAGGCGGAATCACCGTGGCGCCACGTTCTTCCGCCAGGCGGTAGGCAATGGCTTCCCGGTCTTCATGTTGCCGGTCATAGTAAACGATGCGCGCGCCATAGCTTTCGGTGCCGGCAACTTTTGTTCTTGGCGCATCCGTGGGCATGACAATCGTGGCTGGCACGCCAAAGGTTTGGGCGGCCAGGGCAACCCCCTGGGCATGGTTGCCGGATGAAAAGGCCACCACGCCCCGCGCCCGCGCGCCCGATGGCAGCGTCGCCAGACAGTTCATGGCACCGCGCACCTTGAACGAGCCACCACGCTGGAAGTTTTCTGCTTTGAGAAAAACACTCGCGCCCGCGCGCGCATCGAGCGTGCGCGAGGTAAGCACTGGCGTCCGATGAACGTGGGGAGCAATCCGCGCCTGCGCCGCCGTGATATGCGCAATGGTGAAATCGTTTACATCTGCCATGACCGGCAAGTATCACACACCTTTCAAGACTTTCGCTATTTCCAGCGCCTTGTTTGGAAGTATGCTGAAAAAAGCTGGAGGGCTGCGTGAGCGTCATGGTGAATGAGTTTCCACTACAAGGAAAGCACGTGCTGATCACACGCGCGGCCCACCAGGCGGCCGCGTTTGTCACGTTACTGGAGCAGTATGGCGCCCAAGTAACCTCACTCCCCACGATTGCCATTGCCGAACCGACCAGTTGGGCGGCGCTGGATAGCGCCCTTCAGCGCCTGCGCGACCAAGCGGCGGGAACGGCACGCCACTACGACTGGCTATGTTTTACCAGTGCCAATGCCGTTGAGTTTTTCCTGAAACGCCTTCGGTCGCATGGGGCGGATGTCGGGCTACTGACCGATTTACCCGTCTGCGCAATCGGCAAGGCAACGGCCGGCGTGGCACGTGACGCCGGGCTTTCGGTGGCGCTCATCCCGGCGCAGTTCAATGCCGAGGGCGTCGTGGAAAGCTTCGTGGACTTCCACGGCGGGCAGGTGGCGGGGTTGCGGGTCTTGCTTCCACGGGCGCGGGTGGCGCGTGAGACAATCCCGGAAGCGTTCGCCGCGCTGGGCGTGAAGCTTGAGGTGGTTGAGGCCTACCAGACGGTCCGGGCCACATTTGAGCCTGAGCTGTGGGCGCGGCGCTTGGCAGCCGGTGAGTTTGATGCCGTGACGTTTGCCAGCGCTTCGGCGGTCACGCAGTTTGCCGAGGCTTTTCCTGACCACAACCTGGAAGAGCTACTGGCGCGAACCCAGGTCGCCTGCATTGGGCCTGTCACCCGCCGCGCCGCCGAGGAACTTGGCCTCACCGTTGCTGTCGAACCGACCGAGGCTACGCTGCCAGCCCTAGCCGCGGCGCTGGCAGAACACTTTCTATCTCAAGACCTCAACCCAGATACCTGAAAGGAGATGCTGCAACCATGGGCGGGCCAATGTTACTTATCGAGCAGGACCTTGAAACCGATATTCAAAATATTCCCAACTATGCCGTGCAAGTGGAAGCTTGTGTTGCCCAGCGATTGGCATCGGGCGATGTGCGTATTACGGGAACGGTGGTGAATACCGGATTGACGCGCTTGCAGACACCTTACCTATATTTTACCGTCCACGATCGATTTGGAACGCTGCTGCGGGAAGAAGTCGCCGCGGCGGGCGTCAAGGCCATCCAGGGTGGCGAGGAAATTGCCATCGAGATTCTGATTCCAGATTGCTCGACCAGTGCCGCCTGTGTCCGGGTGCTGGCCTCCATTTGAGACCTGAGGCCGGCTTCGATGGAATGAAAGCGACTGAGTTTTTACGATTGCCGCCAACCACGCCGCCAGATCGGCTCTATGTCATCACGGGCGAGGATAGCTACCTTCAGCGAGCTTGCGTGCAGGCTTTGCGGCAGCGGGTCATTCCAGAGGAAAGTCTGTGGGCCTTCAACTACTCCGAGCATGACCT
It contains:
- a CDS encoding pyridoxal-phosphate dependent enzyme, encoding MADVNDFTIAHITAAQARIAPHVHRTPVLTSRTLDARAGASVFLKAENFQRGGSFKVRGAMNCLATLPSGARARGVVAFSSGNHAQGVALAAQTFGVPATIVMPTDAPRTKVAGTESYGARIVYYDRQHEDREAIAYRLAEERGATVIPPYDHYAVMAGQGTAALELLAEVGWLDALLVPVGGGGLLSGCATVAKTWFPDMAIYGVEAELAQDTYQSVRAGRRISISPPATIADGMRNLAPGKLTFPIIQQTVTDILLVSEDEIRAAVSFLLTRLKIAVEPTGAVGVAALLAGKVPVQGKRVGVMLSGGNLDAQQLIDCLNC
- a CDS encoding uroporphyrinogen-III synthase; its protein translation is MLITRAAHQAAAFVTLLEQYGAQVTSLPTIAIAEPTSWAALDSALQRLRDQAAGTARHYDWLCFTSANAVEFFLKRLRSHGADVGLLTDLPVCAIGKATAGVARDAGLSVALIPAQFNAEGVVESFVDFHGGQVAGLRVLLPRARVARETIPEAFAALGVKLEVVEAYQTVRATFEPELWARRLAAGEFDAVTFASASAVTQFAEAFPDHNLEELLARTQVACIGPVTRRAAEELGLTVAVEPTEATLPALAAALAEHFLSQDLNPDT
- a CDS encoding FxLYD domain-containing protein, with product MGGPMLLIEQDLETDIQNIPNYAVQVEACVAQRLASGDVRITGTVVNTGLTRLQTPYLYFTVHDRFGTLLREEVAAAGVKAIQGGEEIAIEILIPDCSTSAACVRVLASI